In Thalassospira sp. ER-Se-21-Dark, one genomic interval encodes:
- a CDS encoding acyl-CoA dehydrogenase C-terminal domain-containing protein — MAEYKAPLRDMRFVLTELFDFNDINQMPGCEDFTPDVVDAVLEEAAKVCEEVLFPINRSGDEEGCSWNDGIVTTPKGFKEAYQTFAEGGWTGIACDPKYGGQGAPKSINALVEEMICSTNLSFGMYPGLSFGAYAALHSHASDALKDKFLPKMVDGTWSGTMCLTEPHCGTDLGIIKTKAEPLDDGSYAISGTKIFISAGEHDLTENIIHLVLAKLPDAPSGTKGISLFLVPKFMVGDDGSLGDRNAVKCGSIEHKMGIKASSTCVMNFDGAVGYLVGEPHQGMPAMFTMMNQERLSVGIQGLGLGEAAYQGARAYAKDRLQGRALTGAKSPNQPADSIIVHPDVRRMLLTAKATNEGCRAMGMWVARALDTAKHHEDPVKREEADEFVQLMTPIVKALFTDWGFDNTNLGVQVFGGHGYIREWGMEQYVRDARIAQIYEGTNGIQALDLVGRKMPTKAGRYLRRFFHPVQEYIEANVSNGDLGEYVQPLAKAFMRLQQATGELAQRGMKNPDEAGAAATEFLRLFGLVAVGFMWARMAEIALAKQGDDEDGFYKGKLITAKFYMERVLPQSGALFSQIMSGSSTMMALDEELF, encoded by the coding sequence TTGATGCGGTTCTCGAAGAAGCTGCCAAAGTCTGCGAAGAAGTCCTGTTCCCGATCAACCGGTCGGGCGATGAGGAAGGCTGCAGCTGGAATGACGGCATCGTCACAACCCCCAAAGGTTTCAAGGAAGCCTACCAGACCTTTGCCGAAGGTGGCTGGACCGGGATTGCCTGTGACCCGAAATATGGCGGTCAGGGCGCGCCGAAATCCATCAATGCCCTGGTTGAGGAAATGATTTGTTCGACCAACCTGTCCTTTGGCATGTATCCGGGTCTGTCCTTTGGCGCCTATGCCGCCCTTCACAGCCACGCATCGGACGCACTCAAGGACAAATTCCTGCCCAAGATGGTCGATGGCACCTGGTCAGGGACCATGTGCCTTACCGAACCGCATTGCGGTACCGATCTTGGCATCATCAAGACCAAGGCCGAACCCCTTGATGACGGGTCCTATGCGATTTCCGGTACCAAGATCTTTATCTCGGCCGGGGAACATGACCTGACGGAAAATATCATCCATCTGGTTCTGGCCAAGCTGCCTGACGCCCCAAGCGGCACCAAGGGCATTTCGCTTTTCCTTGTGCCAAAATTCATGGTGGGTGATGACGGATCACTTGGCGATCGCAACGCGGTCAAATGCGGTTCCATCGAACACAAGATGGGCATCAAGGCATCTTCGACCTGTGTCATGAACTTTGATGGCGCGGTTGGTTATCTGGTCGGTGAACCCCATCAGGGCATGCCCGCCATGTTCACCATGATGAACCAGGAACGCCTTTCGGTTGGCATTCAGGGTCTTGGCCTTGGCGAAGCCGCCTATCAGGGTGCGCGTGCCTATGCCAAGGACCGCCTGCAGGGCCGCGCCCTGACCGGTGCAAAATCCCCCAACCAACCTGCCGATTCCATCATCGTGCATCCCGATGTGCGGCGCATGTTGCTGACGGCAAAGGCAACCAATGAAGGCTGCCGGGCGATGGGTATGTGGGTGGCACGCGCACTTGATACTGCCAAACACCACGAAGATCCGGTCAAACGCGAAGAGGCTGACGAATTCGTTCAGCTGATGACCCCGATCGTCAAGGCGCTGTTCACCGACTGGGGCTTTGATAACACCAACCTTGGTGTTCAGGTCTTTGGCGGGCACGGCTATATCCGCGAATGGGGTATGGAACAATATGTCCGTGATGCCCGTATTGCCCAGATTTACGAAGGTACCAACGGCATTCAGGCGCTTGACCTTGTTGGCCGTAAAATGCCGACCAAGGCGGGGCGGTATCTGCGTCGTTTCTTCCATCCCGTGCAGGAATATATCGAAGCCAATGTCTCGAACGGCGACCTTGGTGAATATGTCCAGCCGCTTGCCAAGGCCTTCATGCGCCTGCAACAGGCCACCGGCGAACTGGCCCAGCGCGGGATGAAAAACCCCGATGAAGCCGGTGCTGCCGCCACCGAATTCCTGCGTCTGTTTGGTCTGGTTGCCGTCGGCTTCATGTGGGCCCGCATGGCGGAAATCGCACTCGCCAAACAGGGTGATGACGAAGACGGTTTCTATAAGGGCAAGCTGATCACGGCCAAGTTCTATATGGAACGTGTTCTTCCACAATCAGGTGCCCTGTTCAGCCAGATCATGTCGGGGTCTTCGACCATGATGGCGCTTGACGAGGAGCTGTTCTGA
- a CDS encoding acyl-CoA thioesterase has product MNLIFRLIRVVILSLLRPRLHPLDPSTLHFRAWPLDLDINVHMTNSRYFALMDLGRTELIMRNGIAKQMLKRKWQPVVSGSTMRFKRAIKPFQKFALETQALYWDEKGFYLEQRFVAKGKTLALGVVKAVFVGPDGIVAPEVICRMVGADETSPSMPDWLSGWPDMETAIEARLAI; this is encoded by the coding sequence GTGAACCTGATTTTCCGACTGATCCGTGTGGTGATCCTGTCCTTGTTGCGGCCCCGCCTGCACCCGCTTGATCCATCGACCCTGCATTTCCGGGCATGGCCGCTGGATCTTGATATTAACGTGCACATGACAAATTCGCGCTATTTCGCGCTGATGGATCTGGGTCGAACCGAACTGATCATGCGCAATGGCATTGCCAAGCAGATGCTGAAACGCAAATGGCAGCCGGTGGTGTCCGGATCGACCATGCGGTTCAAACGCGCGATCAAACCGTTTCAGAAATTCGCACTCGAAACGCAGGCTTTGTATTGGGATGAAAAGGGCTTCTATCTCGAGCAACGCTTTGTCGCCAAAGGCAAGACGCTGGCCCTTGGCGTCGTAAAGGCGGTTTTCGTTGGCCCGGATGGCATTGTTGCGCCCGAGGTTATCTGTCGGATGGTCGGTGCCGATGAAACGTCGCCATCCATGCCCGACTGGCTTTCTGGGTGGCCCGATATGGAAACCGCAATCGAAGCGCGACTGGCGATTTAA
- a CDS encoding enoyl-CoA hydratase-related protein produces MASDDAVLLNITDAVATITLNRPDRMNALDQAMVSGLSAAMDKIEANLPDIGAIIIEGSGGTFMAGGDVKFFHQVSKSPVEDARSSIEALIDRVHQIVLRINALPRPVIAKLEGAVAGFGVSLMNACDLAIAAEETVFTLAYIHIGTSPDGGATHSLTRLVGMKKAKEIALLGDRFGADEAHDCGLINKVVPADLLASTTAKYATRLSAGPRDAIARTKTLLNAAPEADLQTQLKAEAKSFADCATSADFREGVTAFVEKRTPRFGKS; encoded by the coding sequence ATGGCATCCGATGACGCCGTATTGCTCAACATCACCGATGCGGTCGCAACGATTACGCTGAACCGCCCGGATCGCATGAACGCCCTTGATCAGGCGATGGTCAGTGGGTTGTCCGCCGCCATGGACAAGATCGAAGCCAACCTTCCCGATATCGGAGCCATCATCATCGAAGGATCGGGCGGCACTTTCATGGCCGGTGGCGATGTGAAGTTTTTCCATCAGGTATCAAAAAGCCCGGTCGAAGACGCCCGCTCCTCAATCGAAGCATTGATTGATCGGGTTCACCAAATTGTTTTGCGCATCAACGCCCTGCCCCGCCCGGTGATCGCCAAACTTGAAGGCGCGGTTGCCGGATTTGGTGTCAGCCTGATGAATGCCTGCGACCTTGCCATTGCGGCTGAGGAAACCGTTTTCACCCTGGCTTATATCCATATCGGCACCTCGCCCGATGGCGGTGCAACCCATTCGCTGACCCGGTTGGTCGGCATGAAAAAGGCCAAGGAAATCGCCCTGCTTGGCGATCGGTTCGGGGCCGATGAAGCCCATGATTGCGGCCTGATCAACAAGGTCGTCCCGGCAGATCTGCTGGCATCAACCACCGCGAAATACGCAACTCGTTTGTCCGCCGGACCGCGCGATGCGATTGCCCGCACAAAGACGTTGCTGAATGCCGCCCCCGAGGCCGATCTGCAAACACAGCTGAAGGCCGAGGCCAAATCATTCGCTGATTGCGCCACGAGTGCCGATTTCCGCGAGGGCGTTACTGCTTTCGTCGAAAAACGCACGCCGCGTTTTGGCAAATCATAA
- a CDS encoding NAD(P)-dependent oxidoreductase — protein MTSLKGKTLFITGASRGIGKEIALRAARDGANVAIIAKTDEPHPKLPGTIHSAAAEIEEVGGKALALKTDIRDEDQIAEAVAKTVKTFGGIDILINNASAINLTPTLQTPMKRFDLMHQVNTRASFACAQACLPHLLKSDNPHILTMSPPPNLSPQWFANHTAYTISKYGMSLITLGLAAEFADEGVAVNSLWPVTVIETAALNMIPGLEQGRARTPQILADAAHAILTAPSREITGGFFTDESVLEAIGVTDFEQYNLTPGKPPYPDFFLELDRNGKNDPQVAKLLTKLGRFHKAA, from the coding sequence ATGACGAGTCTTAAAGGCAAAACACTGTTCATCACCGGCGCATCGCGCGGCATCGGCAAGGAAATTGCCCTGCGTGCGGCGCGCGATGGGGCCAATGTCGCGATCATTGCCAAAACTGATGAACCACACCCCAAACTGCCCGGCACCATCCATAGTGCCGCTGCCGAGATCGAGGAAGTTGGTGGCAAGGCACTGGCCCTTAAGACCGATATTCGCGATGAAGACCAAATTGCCGAGGCTGTCGCAAAGACCGTCAAAACCTTTGGCGGGATCGATATCCTGATCAACAATGCCAGCGCGATCAATCTGACCCCGACCCTGCAAACACCGATGAAGCGGTTTGATCTGATGCATCAGGTCAATACGCGTGCGAGCTTTGCCTGTGCGCAGGCCTGCCTGCCGCATCTTCTGAAGTCGGACAACCCACATATCCTGACCATGTCACCACCGCCCAACCTGTCCCCACAGTGGTTTGCCAATCACACCGCCTATACGATTTCGAAATACGGCATGAGCCTGATCACGCTTGGTCTGGCAGCCGAGTTTGCCGATGAAGGAGTTGCCGTCAATTCGCTTTGGCCGGTCACGGTGATTGAAACAGCAGCGCTCAACATGATCCCCGGTCTTGAGCAGGGCCGTGCACGCACACCGCAAATTCTGGCCGATGCGGCACATGCAATCCTTACCGCCCCATCGCGCGAAATTACAGGGGGCTTCTTTACCGATGAAAGTGTGCTTGAGGCCATCGGTGTCACCGATTTCGAACAATACAACCTGACCCCGGGCAAACCGCCCTATCCGGACTTCTTCCTGGAGCTTGATCGCAACGGCAAGAACGACCCGCAGGTTGCAAAACTGCTTACGAAACTGGGCCGCTTTCACAAAGCAGCCTGA